attacatatataaatctttatttaatATGGTTCTGTCTGCTGATAGacctgattttttttgcagttgTGCTGATCCCTTTATATGCGAGCAATCACAATTTTCCCACATGTTTCTGGCAATCTCTTATATTTTGAATTCAGGAACTTGTAAGTGTATACATGATACTTACTGATTTTTTCCTATGACCTGAATTAGGTGTTCATATATTTCATCATTTGTTTTCCCATCTACATCTATCAACATGTGATCACCGGTGTCTGAAAAACACAATGTACACATTTCAATAATGCACTTAAGTGAATGTCATAATCTACCATAGAATGCTCTGATGAAAGGTGTAGGAgttagatttttaaatgttgataTTTGGATTTGTGGATTCTTGTACTGAATTTGGGGTAACCGCCAAAATACAAAATCCCTGAAAgtcgtaaatatttttaacatatctTGTACATGTCAAGAAAAACATGGTTTATATCTACTTGTTTAACAATTCTAGCTAGGatcaaaactgaaaaaagcCTATTGTCTTACCTAGTGCCCTGATGACTTTCTCCATGTGTATTGTAATTaactgttaaaatttttatttggtcTTTTAGATGTAGCCGTCCTGCTTCTAGGTACTTTATTGTCCTCCTTATAGGAGCAGGCCCTCTCATGAAAGGCATGTTTGTGTAGGTTCAGAACTAGAAGTTgagaaaatccaaaaactCAGTAGATGGTGTATTTTGAGAAGAAATTTGCTATCATGCTATACTACAGATGATATAGAAGTAGTTACAGGAGGTCTATCTCATTCCTATGCTATGACGAAATGTAAAAGCTATAATGTCAGAGGTCCGCAAGTCCTACCGTTTCTAAATCCGGGACATGgacaaaagcaaaatttaaaaaataatatataggtTAGATTAAAATGTCAATGATCAGCCGTTCCTGTTCTGAACTTGCTCGTAGTACACTCATAGTATGATTAATCATTGGTAAACACCTATTTCAATGTCAGCTGCTCTTGGAACCCAATCAAAAACTGTCAGATATTTCacgttttcataattttctttgatagtaaagttttatttgaagtttCTTAAGTTAATCATCGCCAAGTACTCTAACCAGTGAAGTAAGTACAATTTACGTATATGAGGATAAAATTCTTCtgtgttaaattaaaataaaatagaaatgaaGTGCAGTGGAATTTGTTTTTGGCTTGACCCTGAATGAAGGTGACCATCCTTTACATAACATGTGCGTTAATGccgatttaaaaatgaaatatctaatttttgaCAGAAGGCATAACCAAATTAAAACTCAACTTTAACCATTCAGTATCTCTAACTTCTTAATTACCTTCTCAAATACTTGGCCCTTGATATACCGATTGTTTGATGTTCAGACACCGTCTTAATGTCATCTATTGGAAATCACTgcatcaatttatttacagttgTGGATGTGTTTCTATCTTAACTCAATC
This portion of the Euwallacea fornicatus isolate EFF26 chromosome 4, ASM4011564v1, whole genome shotgun sequence genome encodes:
- the mRpS25 gene encoding small ribosomal subunit protein mS25, with the protein product MPFMRGPAPIRRTIKYLEAGRLHLKDQIKILTVNYNTHGESHQGTRDFVFWRLPQIQYKNPQIQISTFKNLTPTPFIRAFYDTGDHMLIDVDGKTNDEIYEHLIQVIGKNQAMLRAELVAKEKKDNPANFGFGCDRHCICFIPGQVPCPAVCPLPNHMRGKYKYKKDD